A segment of the Babesia microti strain RI chromosome II, complete genome genome:
TCTGTCTTTGCAGGTGATACCGATGGTGGACATAGTCAAGGACTTGTACAACTTGCTCAGAAACTTGATAGatttatgatatttgttaaaattaatttatctgATACGTATAATCTTAGCGTTGATAAGCTGAAACTAGATATGGAGCATAAATGTCACAAAGAGTACATTAAAGAGAAGGATATAGAGGAGgataaaatgaaaaataagTTGGAAAGCGCTATAAATGAGATAGAAATTTGTGAAAAGAAGGaatttattggaattttgGATAATGTATCCACTGCATATGCCAACTATAAGTCATTAGTTGATGAAGTATACAGCAAGGCCTATGGGACATTGGGAGGCGATGTTGCTAAGGATTTTGAGTATGAATGTAAGAAAAGGAAGGCTAACGCACTTGCCAATCTATTGGATGTTTGGGATTCATTTGTGGGTGTATTAACCAATGCAATTGGAGAAGATAAGGTTAAGGATAGCAAGAAAGCATTTGACGAACACGTATCTAAGGCTACTGATTTGAGGGATAATGTTTATAACAAGGATGAAGATTATAACACTCATTTTAAGGATATGATCAAGGAAGTGAATGGTGCAACTGAAGAACTTAATAAAGTTATTGACGTAATGATTTCTAACATTGGGGATT
Coding sequences within it:
- a CDS encoding BmGPI9, BMN1 Family (overlaps_old_locusTagID:BBM_II04260) produces the protein MVSLKSILVPSITLFLMSGSVFAGDTDGGHSQGLVQLAQKLDRFMIFVKINLSDTYNLSVDKLKLDMEHKCHKEYIKEKDIEEDKMKNKLESAINEIEICEKKEFIGILDNVSTAYANYKSLVDEVYSKAYGTLGGDVAKDFEYECKKRKANALANLLDVWDSFVGVLTNAIGEDKVKDSKKAFDEHVSKATDLRDNVYNKDEDYNTHFKDMIKEVNGATEELNKVIDVMISNIGDYGIVIDSGIISSIKSLISTMTKISNVIIHEVTSLILSAFLIFIVN